From Musa acuminata AAA Group cultivar baxijiao chromosome BXJ3-8, Cavendish_Baxijiao_AAA, whole genome shotgun sequence, one genomic window encodes:
- the LOC135645819 gene encoding uncharacterized protein LOC135645819, producing MGLQWVILAGVVAMEAAVAVLLTLPAPRLVKSRIVALASLLLQPGASILPFAAFQFLDLRWKNEHRLMCTFEVCTTEERTRYEKSIFKAQRNVILCVSACLLYWCIFRICKYHKEIRELEEVEKHLKDQ from the exons ATGGGGCTGCAGTGGGTGATTTTGGCGGGGGTGGTGGCAATGGAGGCCGCGGTCGCGGTGCTGCTGACTCTCCCCGCCCCGCGTCTCGTCAAGTCGCGGATCGTTGCCTTGGCGTCGCTCCTCCTTCAGCCCGGAGCCAGTATCCTCCCTTTCGCGGCCTTCCAGTTCTTAG ATTTGCGTTGGAAGAACGAGCATCGGCTGATGTGTACCTTCGAGGTCTGTACCACCGAAGAGAGGACTCGATACGAGAAATCC ATATTTAAAGCACAGAGAAACGTCATTCTATGTGTCTCAGCATGTCTCCTTTATTG GTGTATCTTTCGTATTTGCAAATACCACAAAGAGATCAGGGAATTGGAAGAAGTTGAGAAGCATCTGAAAGATCAGTAG